A window of Malania oleifera isolate guangnan ecotype guangnan chromosome 5, ASM2987363v1, whole genome shotgun sequence contains these coding sequences:
- the LOC131155126 gene encoding transcription termination factor MTERF4, chloroplastic gives MKLSYADFTKPSFLLVHSEFSALTFHKPWLIPALTNRFPSKSVGKTRYITAFQCSVAPSKSYASSSVDSSLSKRDTVRLHPKQERSSSLYSRPSLSQMKNERMENRARVYEFLRGIGIVPDELDGLELPVTVEVMRERIDFLHKLGLTIEDINNYPLVLGCSVKKNMIPVLDYLGKLGVWKSTFTNLLRRYPQVLHASVVVDLAPVVKFLQGLDIKPNDIPRVLERYPEVLGFKLEGTMSTSVAFLVGIGVARREIGGILTRYPEILGMRVGRVIKPFVEFLESLGIPRLAVARLIEKRPHIVGFELEERVKPNVDFLVEVEVRRGSLASVIAQYPEIIGIDLKPKILSNRSLLNSVIDLNAEDFGRVVEKMPQVISLNHKPMLQHVDFLKDCGLSSQQVRKMVVGCPQLLALNLEIMKLSFDFFKTEMGRDLEDLVLFPAYFTYGLESTIKPRHKMVAKKGLKCSLAWLLNCSDEKFEDRMNYDFIDTEEMETESSFNMNTLMEPRADDSASDEDDSDYEYV, from the coding sequence ATGAAGTTAAGCTATGCTGATTTTACCAAACCAAGTTTTCTGCTTGTACATTCAGAATTTTCAGCTCTCACATTCCATAAGCCCTGGTTAATTCCTGCATTAACCAATCGTTTCCCAAGTAAGAGTGTAGGCAAAACTAGATACATTACGGCATTTCAATGCTCTGTTGCCCCTAGTAAATCATATGCATCCAGTTCTGTGGATTCGTCTTTGTCCAAACGAGACACCGTGCGTTTGCATCCGAAACAAGAGCGTTCCTCATCCTTATATAGTCGACCCAGTTTGTCACAGATGAAGAATGAGAGGATGGAAAACCGTGCCCGGGTTTATGAATTCTTGAGGGGGATTGGCATTGTTCCCGATGAACTTGATGGTTTGGAGCTCCCTGTGACTGTTGAGGTCATGAGGGAGCGAATTGACTTCCTGCACAAATTAGGGCTTACAATTGAAGACATTAACAACTACCCCCTTGTTCTTGGCTGCAGTGTGAAGAAGAACATGATTCCTGTGCTTGATTATCTTGGAAAGTTGGGCGTTTGGAAGTCCACTTTTACAAATTTGTTGAGGAGATACCCGCAAGTCCTCCATGCCAGTGTTGTGGTTGACCTTGCACCTGTTGTCAAGTTTCTTCAAGGTTTGGATATTAAGCCGAATGATATACCTCGGGTTCTTGAGAGATATCCGGAGGTTTTGGGATTTAAGCTTGAGGGAACAATGAGTACATCAGTGGCTTTTTTGGTTGGAATTGGTGTTGCAAGAAGAGAAATTGGAGGCATTTTAACTAGATACCCAGAGATATTGGGGATGCGAGTAGGCCGTGTGATCAAGCCATTTGTGGAGTTTCTTGAAAGCTTGGGCATCCCAAGATTAGCTGTGGCTAGATTGATTGAGAAGCGACCTCACATTGTTGGATTTGAGCTGGAGGAAAGGGTGAAACCAAATGTTGATTTCCTTGTGGAAGTTGAAGTGAGAAGAGGATCACTTGCTTCTGTGATTGCCCAATATCCTGAGATTATAGGAATTGACCTGAAGCCAAAGATTCTAAGTAATAGGAGTTTGCTTAATTCAGTTATTGATTTGAATGCTGAGGATTTTGGGAGAGTGGTTGAGAAAATGCCACAGGTTATTAGCCTTAATCATAAACCCATGTTGCAGCATGTGGATTTTCTCAAGGATTGTGGCTTGTCCTCACAACAAGTGAGGAAGATGGTTGTTGGCTGCCCCCAGTTGCTTGCTTTGAATCTTGAAATCATGAAACTTAGCTTTGATTTCTTCAAAACAGAAATGGGAAGGGATTTGGAGGATTTGGTTCTATTCCCAGCGTACTTTACTTATGGTCTGGAATCTACTATAAAGCCAAGACATAAAATGGTTGCAAAGAAGGGGTTAAAATGTTCTCTTGCATGGCTGCTTAATTGCTCTGACGAGAAGTTTGAAGATCGGATGAACTATGACTTTATTGACACGGAAGAGATGGAAACTGAGTCATCATTCAACATGAATACTTTGATGGAGCCAAGGGCGGATGATTCAGCTTCTGATGAAGATGACAGCGATTATGAATATGTATAG